The window CAGTCGTTTCCTGCGGCCAATCTCGAGCTCATCGCCCGCCATGGCGCGGTGCCGCTGGTATTCTGGTCGCCGTGGGATCGCCCCTACGAGCAGCTCAAGGGGCCGGATCGTTTCAGCCTCGACGCGATTCTCGCCGGCAAGTGGGACGCCTACATCGACCAGTGGGCGGCCGGCGCGGCGGCGTTTGGGCGGCCGATGCTGGTCTCGTTCGGCAACGAGATGAACGGCTGCTGGTTCCCGTGGTCCGGCTGTTTCTACGGCGGGGGCAGGCCCGCGCCGGGTGGCGGATTCCAAGGGCCGGAGGAATTCAAGCGCGCCTGGCGCTACATCGTGGATCGCGTGCGCGCCCATGGCGGGACGAACGTTCAGTGGGTCTTCCACGCGAACAATTACTCCGACCCGCAGGAAAAATGGAACGCCGTGGAGCAATATTATCCCGGCCCCCGATACGTCGACTGGCTCGGCCTCAGCATCTACGGCAAGCAGGAGCGCAGTCAGGACCATTGGATGGACTTCGACGAGGATCTGCTCGAGGAGCCTTACGCCTACATCGGCGCGGTCGATCGCACGAAACCAATCATGATTGCGGAGTTCGGCGTGGGCGAGTTTCCCGACATTGGCAGCAAGGCGACGTGGATCGCGCATGCGTTCGCCTCGATGTCCGCGCCGCAATATTCCCGGATCAAGGCCGCGGTTTACTGGCACGAGCGCTGGCAGAACGAGGATGGAACCTACAGCAACCTCCGGGTGAACTCGTCGCTCGAGACACTGGAGGCCTTCCGCGCCGGTGTCGGGACGCCGCATTGGCTGGGCGCGCCGGAACTTACGTCACCTTCAATCGTTGCGCGGGAGCTCCGGTGATGCCGCCGCCCGCGGCCGTCGGAAGAGCAGCCGCGCGACCACGACGACGAGCAGCAGGCCGCCGATGAACAGGCCGATGAGAATCGCGGCGCGCTGGAAAATTTCGTCCATCACGTGCTCGGCCTGCTCGTCGAGAAGGCGGGCGACCTGCAGGGCCGACGAGTGCTCCGGATCGGTTGCGGTTTCGTCGAGCAATCGATTCAGGCCGGCGACGAGCGCGTTGAGCTTGTCGAGCGAGGTGGTGGCGCCGTTGAGTGCCGCGACGTAGTCATCCGGCGTGAATGGGAGCTGCTGGACCTTCGTGGCGAGGGCGTCCGCCGAGGTGACGGTGCCGTGCAGGGAATCCGTGATGCGGGCGAGGCTGCCCAGCGAGTCGCGAATCTCGGGCAAGGCCTCGCGGACAATCTGCTGGCGGCCGGCGAAGAGGTCCTCGATCTGTTGCGGGAGGGTGTTGGCGAGATCGGCCCAGCGATCGAAATTCGGATTCACCGTCGCGATCGGAAAGCGCTCGGCGACGCGGTCCACGGTGAGGTCGGCCTGCTGCGAGAGAATGAGAGGCGTGCGCTCGATGTAGAACATCATGCGTTCGCCGTAGAGGAGGGATTGATTCACGCTGCCCAGCCAGCGGCGCACGTTGGCCAGCAGTCCTCGCGCGGAGGCGGATTCCTCGAAACGCCGGAGGACGACGCCGTCGAGATTGCGCAGGCGCACGTCCATCACTTCGCGCGGGCCGGGGCCGGATTCCTTCCACGCGGCGATCAGGGCGCGGAGGTCGGCGATCTGGGCCGGAGTGAGAACGGTGCGGACTTCCTCTTCGATCTCGCGATCCATGTCGGCATAGACCGTGCCGAGGCTGGCGGCCTTCTCGCCGAGCACTTCGGGGATCCAGTAGCGATCGACGGCCCATTTCCCGGCGGAAATGAAGACGGCCATGTCGAGGAGGTTGGCGCGGGGATCTTTCGATGCGGCGATCGTCATGGAGGCCGTTGCGAGCGCGATCTTCAGCCGCTGCGCCTTCACCTGCCGCGCCACGTCGGGCTCCTCGGCGAGGTAGCGGTCGAGCGACGACCAGACTTCGGTGACGAAGCGGTCCGAAAAATCCATCACGTTCTGCTGGATGCGGCCGATCGACGCGGTCGGCGAAGAATCCTCGCGCTCGGCGGGTGCGGTCGCGGCGGGGGCGCCCACAGGATCGCGCACGGAATCGCGGAAGTGCTGCGCGCAGCCGCTCAGCAGAAGTGCGACAAGGACGGCCCAGAGCCCCGATCTCGCGCCCCGGAGGGACGCAATCTGGGAGGAGCAGGATGGGGCGAAAGTCATGGCGGGCCGGCGACGGAAGCACGTTCAATGCACGTTTTCCGGCGCGACGGCCAGCTTTTGGGCCCCGGCGTTTCGGCGAAGGTCAGGCTCGGCGAAAAATCACCGTGGAGCGGGGCGCACCGATCTCGCCGAAGGCGAGCGCCGTCAGCCAGTCGCCGAAGGGCAGCGGAATTGGCTGGGACTGGTCGGCGAAATTGAAGGCGGCGACGACGTTGCCGCGCTGGAGGGTGAGCCAGTTTGCGGCCTCGTCGAAGCGGACGTCGGCGAGCGCGTCGACGGGGATCTCGCGACGAATGGCGAGGAGGTCGCGATGCCAGTCGAGCAGGGCGCGGTGGGCGGGTTCGGCGATCTCGTCCCAGCGGAGCTTCGAGTATTCGAAAGTTTCGCGGGCCTGGGGATCGGGGACGGATTCCGGGTCCCAGTCGAACGCGGCGAACTCGTGGCGACGGCCTTCCGTGACGGCGCGGCCGAGTTCCTCGTTGTGGTCGGTGA is drawn from Chthoniobacterales bacterium and contains these coding sequences:
- a CDS encoding glycosyl hydrolase, producing the protein MKRMLAILGLTAALAAHGAPVEKGQRLVVPAHGAYFGAFVDFGDTEDAVTLGGIERFEKLVGKHLAIVASSSYWGEQSFPAANLELIARHGAVPLVFWSPWDRPYEQLKGPDRFSLDAILAGKWDAYIDQWAAGAAAFGRPMLVSFGNEMNGCWFPWSGCFYGGGRPAPGGGFQGPEEFKRAWRYIVDRVRAHGGTNVQWVFHANNYSDPQEKWNAVEQYYPGPRYVDWLGLSIYGKQERSQDHWMDFDEDLLEEPYAYIGAVDRTKPIMIAEFGVGEFPDIGSKATWIAHAFASMSAPQYSRIKAAVYWHERWQNEDGTYSNLRVNSSLETLEAFRAGVGTPHWLGAPELTSPSIVARELR